The following coding sequences are from one Triticum aestivum cultivar Chinese Spring chromosome 5A, IWGSC CS RefSeq v2.1, whole genome shotgun sequence window:
- the LOC123106895 gene encoding HSP-interacting protein: MSSEQEHPETSELEEEVEKDEDAAIVELVTELKQEGTTLFRLRDYDGAAFKFDEAIRLSPRAPRAYNENDIASLHSNVAACYMHMNAHRPEDDYHYHQAIDRCNMALDASPRYTKALLKRARCFEALDRLDLACVDVQEVLTLEPNNAVALELLESLREEMEEKKFLLEQEARSLDDLIKVISASEKVAKQFSSTIATAADPANKAVSTETDDDHDMEGILLLGEQDDEHASYDDNNDGEEAPHAHGQSEEEAHVGDQSGQHKQEDGDSAEHHAGAENSAGSAGATRCVEFVLREEGDVRRIALLPQDGGLAQLMDIARSKFPDLKELSVNFKDDRGDLVTVDSTTDQSTWFDEANSRSQGPLRLYVTEGNHKRVSCPDQPIREHDSVDPCLSHDQ; this comes from the coding sequence ATGAGCAGCGAACAGGAACACCCGGAGACGTCAgagctggaggaggaggtggagaaggaCGAGGATGCCGCCATCGTGGAGCTGGTGACGGAGCTGAAGCAGGAAGGCACGACGCTGTTCCGGCTGCGGGACTACGACGGCGCGGCGTTCAAGTTCGACGAGGCGATCCGGCTGTCCCCCCGGGCCCCGCGCGCGTACAACGAGAACGACATCGCCTCCCTCCACAGCAACGTGGCGGCGTGCTACATGCACATGAACGCGCACCGCCCCGAGGACGACTACCACTACCACCAGGCCATCGACCGGTGCAACATGGCCCTGGACGCGTCGCCGAGGTACACCAAGGCGCTCCTGAAGAGGGCGCGCTGCTTCGAGGCGCTGGACCGGCTGGACCTGGCCTGCGTCGACGTGCAGGAGGTGCTGACCCTGGAGCCCAACAACGCGGTCGCGCTGGAGCTCCTCGAGAGCCTCCGGGAGGAGATGGAGGAGAAGAAGTTCCTGCTGGAGCAGGAGGCCCGGTCGCTGGACGACCTCATCAAGGTCATCTCCGCCAGCGAGAAGGTGGCCAAGCAGTTCAGCTctaccatcgctaccgcagcagaCCCTGCTAACAAGGCTGTTTCCACGGAGACGGACGACGATCACGACATGGAGGGGATATTGCTCCTCGGTGAGCAGGACGACGAGCACGCGAGCTACGACGACAACAATGACGGGGAAGAAGCACCGCACGCGCACGGCCAGTCGGAGGAGGAGGCGCATGTAGGTGATCAGAGCGGTCAGCACAAGCAGGAAGACGGAGACAGCGCAGAGCATCATGCCGGCGCTGAGAACAGTGCTGGCTCTGCTGGAGCGACGAGATGCGTGGAGTTCGTTCTCCGAGAAGAAGGGGATGTCAGGAGGATCGCGCTGCTTCCACAGGATGGCGGTCTGGCTCAGTTGATGGACATAGCTCGGAGCAAGTTCCCCGACCTCAAGGAATTGTCTGTGAATTTCAAGGACGACCGGGGTGACTTGGTAACGGTCGACTCAACCACGGACCAGAGCACATGGTTCGACGAAGCGAATTCCCGGTCCCAAGGGCCACTTCGGTTGTACGTGACCGAAGGTAATCACAAACGGGTGTCGTGCCCCGATCAGCCGATTCGGGAACACGACTCTGTTGATCCGTGCTTGTCGCACGATCAGTAG